A section of the Arabiibacter massiliensis genome encodes:
- the fabG gene encoding 3-oxoacyl-[acyl-carrier-protein] reductase, whose protein sequence is MTDQTETPRRSAVVTGSSRGIGRAVAEELARAGFDVCVNCSSERGLAGAQELADKLAAEHGVRAIAAAANVARADEAEALIAAAQEAFGRVDVLVNNAGITRDGLIARMKEEDFDAVIDVNLKGTFNCCKAAAQRMMKQRYGRIVNLSSVVGVAGNAGQANYAASKAGVIGLTKSLARELAARNITANAVAPGFIETDMTDALSEKQRATIVERIASKRLGAPEDVAALVRFLASEEAGYVTGQVVCIDGGMSL, encoded by the coding sequence ATGACCGACCAAACCGAAACACCGCGCAGAAGCGCGGTCGTCACCGGCTCGAGCCGCGGCATCGGCCGCGCCGTGGCCGAGGAGCTCGCGCGCGCGGGCTTCGACGTGTGCGTGAACTGCTCGAGCGAGCGCGGCCTGGCCGGCGCGCAGGAACTCGCCGACAAGCTTGCGGCCGAGCACGGCGTGCGCGCCATCGCGGCAGCCGCCAACGTGGCCCGCGCGGACGAGGCCGAGGCGCTCATCGCGGCGGCGCAGGAGGCCTTCGGGCGCGTGGACGTGCTGGTGAACAACGCCGGCATCACGCGCGACGGCCTGATCGCGCGTATGAAGGAGGAGGACTTCGACGCGGTGATCGACGTCAACCTCAAAGGCACGTTCAACTGCTGCAAGGCGGCCGCGCAGCGTATGATGAAGCAGCGCTACGGGCGCATCGTGAACCTCTCGAGCGTCGTGGGCGTGGCCGGCAACGCGGGCCAGGCGAACTACGCGGCCTCGAAGGCGGGCGTCATCGGGCTCACGAAGTCGCTCGCCCGCGAGCTGGCCGCGCGCAACATCACGGCGAACGCCGTCGCGCCGGGCTTCATCGAAACCGATATGACCGACGCGCTCTCTGAGAAGCAGCGCGCGACCATCGTGGAGCGCATCGCGAGCAAGCGTTTGGGTGCGCCCGAGGACGTGGCGGCGCTCGTGCGCTTCCTGGCAAGCGAGGAGGCCGGCTACGTAACCGGGCAGGTCGTATGCATCGACGGAGGGATGTCGCTATGA
- the fabF gene encoding beta-ketoacyl-ACP synthase II has protein sequence MSENSTGAASARRADGTHRVVITGMGAVSPAGVGVQALWDAVMGRVCCIGPVTRFDTADYDVHIAAEVRDFDATEHGISKKEARRFERFVQYAIVASDEAMAQAGLDREAEDATRIACVFGTGIGGIDELQSGFFTLAEKGPKRVSPLFIPTMIGNIAAGNLSIRYGLKGECLNVVTACATGAHSIGAAVRDIRHGYIDAALAGGSEESVSPICLAGFANLGALSKAEDPSQASLPFDVRRAGFVAGEGAGAVVLESLEHAQARGAKVLAEVTGFGSTGDAYHMTAPEPSGEGVARAMRQALEEGGFTPADLGHLNAHGTGTPANDATESKALLALCGEEAGRAVPVTSVKGTTGHTLGAAGAIEAIVTALSVMNDCVPPTAGFAEADPECPVRVVTEAKTDYPQKVALSNSLGFGGHNASLAISPYRG, from the coding sequence ATGAGCGAGAACAGTACGGGTGCGGCGTCTGCGCGCCGTGCGGACGGCACGCACCGCGTGGTCATCACCGGCATGGGCGCGGTGTCGCCGGCCGGCGTGGGCGTGCAGGCGCTCTGGGACGCGGTCATGGGCCGCGTGTGCTGCATCGGGCCGGTCACGCGCTTCGACACGGCCGACTACGACGTGCATATCGCCGCCGAGGTGCGCGATTTCGATGCCACTGAGCACGGTATCTCGAAGAAGGAGGCGCGCCGCTTCGAGCGCTTCGTGCAGTACGCCATCGTGGCCTCCGACGAGGCCATGGCGCAGGCGGGGCTCGATAGGGAGGCCGAGGACGCCACGCGCATCGCGTGCGTGTTCGGCACGGGCATCGGTGGCATCGACGAGCTGCAGAGCGGCTTCTTCACCTTGGCCGAGAAGGGGCCCAAGCGCGTGAGTCCGCTGTTCATCCCCACGATGATCGGCAACATCGCGGCGGGCAACCTCTCCATCCGCTACGGCCTCAAGGGCGAGTGCCTGAACGTGGTTACCGCCTGCGCCACCGGCGCGCACTCCATCGGGGCGGCCGTGCGCGACATCCGCCACGGCTACATCGACGCGGCGCTAGCCGGCGGCTCGGAGGAGTCCGTCTCGCCCATCTGCCTGGCCGGGTTCGCGAACCTGGGGGCGCTCTCGAAGGCCGAGGATCCTTCCCAGGCGTCGCTGCCCTTCGACGTGCGCCGCGCCGGCTTCGTGGCGGGCGAAGGCGCGGGCGCGGTGGTGCTCGAGTCGCTGGAGCACGCGCAGGCGCGCGGCGCGAAGGTGCTCGCCGAGGTCACGGGCTTCGGATCGACCGGCGACGCCTACCACATGACGGCCCCGGAGCCGAGCGGCGAGGGCGTGGCGCGCGCGATGCGCCAGGCGCTTGAGGAAGGCGGCTTCACGCCGGCAGACCTGGGGCATCTGAACGCCCACGGAACCGGCACGCCTGCGAACGACGCCACCGAGTCTAAGGCGCTCTTGGCGCTCTGCGGCGAGGAGGCGGGGCGCGCCGTGCCGGTGACCTCGGTGAAGGGCACGACGGGCCACACGCTGGGAGCTGCGGGCGCCATCGAGGCGATAGTCACCGCGCTCTCGGTGATGAACGACTGCGTGCCGCCTACGGCCGGCTTCGCCGAGGCCGACCCGGAGTGCCCGGTGAGGGTGGTGACGGAGGCCAAGACGGACTACCCGCAGAAGGTGGCACTGTCGAACAGCCTTGGCTTCGGTGGACACAACGCCTCTTTGGCTATTTCGCCGTATCGGGGGTAG
- the fabZ gene encoding 3-hydroxyacyl-ACP dehydratase FabZ translates to MDIEYPCGRDVVQAVLPHRDPFLWVSRVVACEPGVQVTAELDVDPALPLFAGHFPGHPVLPGVIIMEALAQAASFCILVERGAEGSIGFLTGIDGAKFRRQVEPGETLTLKGRIVKSSSRLCVAEVEASVDGQVCATATQKYVLARAEA, encoded by the coding sequence ATGGACATCGAATATCCTTGCGGGCGGGACGTCGTTCAGGCGGTGCTGCCGCATCGCGATCCGTTCTTGTGGGTCAGCCGCGTCGTGGCGTGCGAGCCGGGGGTGCAGGTGACCGCGGAGCTCGACGTCGATCCGGCGCTGCCGCTGTTCGCGGGCCACTTCCCCGGGCATCCGGTGCTGCCGGGCGTCATCATCATGGAGGCGCTCGCGCAGGCGGCCTCGTTCTGCATTCTGGTGGAGCGCGGCGCGGAAGGCTCCATCGGCTTCCTTACCGGCATCGACGGCGCGAAGTTCCGCCGCCAGGTGGAGCCGGGCGAGACGCTCACGCTCAAGGGCCGCATCGTGAAGTCGTCGTCGCGGCTGTGCGTGGCCGAGGTGGAGGCGAGCGTGGACGGCCAGGTATGCGCCACCGCCACGCAGAAGTACGTGCTGGCGAGGGCCGAGGCGTAA
- a CDS encoding acetyl-CoA carboxylase carboxyltransferase subunit alpha, protein MKSAKQDYITIASDGTVLAAGAAREAAEGPEAADVAYRLPRMAEEAASSMPVAPNALDAADMSEYTAVPASLASSAPKPADDGAAAGPRPTALVMARPKTAKRLLQAVSDAGFAPCAVYTQDHRFDAHLKTAPLAVCLGEKYSDALFCNAFAVLSAAEECGASTVLLCDEALPLAEVDSFLARAAARGIRVFRPLSADAPLLGWVLCTTGKPAFDGGAWRTCPHCGLKFDEASLAAGHYACPSCGGYLRMSSAERIDDTLDADSFVEWNRSVPESDPLGFPGYGEKLAAQREKTGLDEAVRTGEGRIAGLRLAIGIMESQFFMGSMGSAVGEKVARLVERATDEGLPVVVFTASGGARMQEGLVSLMQMAKVSCALERHGRAGLPYFSVLTDPTTGGVTASFAMQGDVILAEPRALIGFAGQRVIKDTIKQELPEGFQTAEFALEHGLIDAIVERGDMRATLAHLLALHLATATSNRVEHEPGDRDILVSYEAVCENLAHGTDTYNTVTYGDLSVGSPLSDAAGWAPQRIGARLAQLAGKLDRRSATMRKRLERALSQGGFDAEAGVSLEDASAHDVAASSNRAWESVQLARNVHRPTALSYIDAIVDGFVELHGDRAFGDDAAVVCGLGWIGGRAVTVIAQEKGADLKERIARNFGCPQPEGYRKSLRLMRQAEKFGRPVVCLVDTQGAFCGMEAEERGQGNAIADNLVGLAGLRVPVVSVLLGEGGSGGALALALADRVAMQEHAVYSVLSPEGFASILWKDRTRAPEAAAVMRMSAAEVRQMGIVDAVLSEGPAPAHENPEAAAEQVRAYVCAALAELCEQPADELLAVRHERFAKF, encoded by the coding sequence ATGAAGAGTGCCAAGCAGGACTACATCACCATCGCGTCCGACGGGACCGTGCTCGCGGCGGGTGCCGCGCGCGAGGCCGCGGAGGGGCCCGAGGCCGCCGACGTCGCCTACCGCCTCCCGCGCATGGCCGAGGAGGCCGCGTCGTCGATGCCGGTCGCCCCGAACGCGCTCGATGCGGCGGACATGTCCGAGTACACCGCGGTCCCCGCGTCGCTGGCATCGTCTGCTCCCAAGCCGGCGGATGACGGCGCTGCGGCGGGCCCTCGTCCCACAGCGCTCGTCATGGCCCGCCCGAAGACGGCGAAGCGCCTGCTCCAGGCCGTGTCCGATGCCGGGTTCGCTCCCTGCGCCGTCTACACGCAAGACCATCGCTTCGACGCGCACCTCAAGACCGCGCCCCTTGCGGTCTGCTTGGGCGAGAAGTATTCCGATGCGCTGTTCTGCAACGCGTTCGCCGTGCTCTCGGCGGCCGAGGAGTGCGGCGCGTCGACGGTGCTTTTGTGCGACGAGGCGCTTCCGCTGGCCGAGGTGGACAGCTTCCTCGCCCGCGCCGCCGCCCGCGGCATCCGCGTGTTCCGCCCGCTCAGCGCGGACGCGCCGCTGCTGGGATGGGTGCTCTGCACCACCGGCAAGCCGGCGTTCGACGGAGGCGCGTGGCGCACCTGCCCGCACTGCGGCCTCAAGTTCGACGAGGCGAGCCTGGCCGCCGGGCACTACGCATGCCCCTCGTGCGGCGGCTACCTGCGCATGTCTTCGGCCGAGCGCATCGACGACACGCTCGACGCGGACAGCTTCGTCGAGTGGAACCGCTCCGTGCCCGAGTCCGATCCGCTCGGCTTTCCCGGCTACGGCGAGAAGCTGGCGGCGCAGCGCGAGAAGACGGGCCTGGACGAGGCCGTGCGCACGGGCGAGGGCCGCATCGCCGGCCTGCGCCTGGCCATCGGCATCATGGAGTCGCAGTTCTTCATGGGCTCGATGGGCTCGGCGGTGGGCGAGAAGGTGGCCCGGCTCGTGGAGCGCGCCACCGACGAGGGCCTGCCGGTGGTCGTGTTCACCGCGTCGGGCGGCGCGCGCATGCAGGAGGGCCTCGTGTCGCTCATGCAGATGGCGAAGGTGTCGTGCGCGCTCGAGCGTCACGGGCGGGCGGGGCTGCCGTACTTCTCGGTGCTCACCGACCCCACCACCGGCGGCGTGACCGCATCCTTCGCCATGCAGGGCGACGTGATCCTGGCCGAGCCGCGCGCGCTCATCGGCTTCGCCGGGCAGCGCGTCATCAAGGACACCATCAAGCAGGAGCTGCCCGAGGGCTTCCAGACGGCCGAGTTCGCGCTTGAGCATGGGCTCATCGACGCCATCGTGGAGCGCGGCGACATGCGCGCGACGCTCGCGCACCTGCTGGCGCTGCACCTGGCCACCGCCACGTCGAACCGCGTGGAGCACGAGCCGGGCGACCGCGACATCCTCGTGAGCTACGAGGCCGTGTGCGAGAACCTGGCGCACGGCACCGACACGTACAACACGGTGACCTACGGCGATCTGTCGGTGGGCTCGCCCCTGTCCGACGCCGCGGGCTGGGCGCCCCAGCGCATCGGCGCGCGCCTCGCGCAGCTGGCCGGCAAGCTCGACCGCCGCAGCGCCACGATGCGCAAGCGCCTGGAGCGCGCCCTCAGCCAGGGCGGCTTCGATGCCGAGGCGGGCGTGTCGCTGGAGGACGCGTCGGCGCACGACGTGGCGGCGTCGTCGAACCGCGCCTGGGAGAGCGTGCAGCTGGCGCGCAACGTGCACCGGCCGACGGCGCTTTCCTACATCGACGCCATCGTGGACGGCTTCGTGGAGCTGCACGGCGACCGGGCTTTCGGCGACGACGCGGCCGTGGTATGCGGCCTCGGCTGGATCGGCGGCCGGGCCGTCACGGTGATCGCCCAGGAAAAGGGCGCGGACCTCAAGGAGCGCATCGCGCGCAACTTCGGCTGTCCTCAGCCCGAGGGCTACCGCAAGAGCCTGCGCCTCATGCGCCAGGCCGAGAAGTTCGGCCGCCCGGTGGTGTGCCTCGTGGACACGCAGGGCGCGTTCTGCGGCATGGAGGCCGAGGAGCGCGGGCAGGGCAACGCCATCGCCGACAACCTCGTCGGGCTCGCGGGCCTGCGCGTGCCGGTGGTGAGCGTGCTTCTGGGCGAGGGCGGCAGCGGCGGGGCGCTCGCGCTCGCGCTGGCCGACCGCGTGGCCATGCAGGAGCATGCGGTGTACTCCGTGCTCTCGCCGGAGGGCTTCGCGTCCATCCTCTGGAAGGACCGCACGCGCGCGCCCGAGGCAGCCGCCGTCATGAGGATGAGCGCCGCCGAGGTCCGGCAGATGGGCATCGTGGATGCCGTGCTCTCCGAGGGCCCCGCGCCCGCGCACGAGAACCCCGAGGCCGCCGCCGAGCAGGTGCGCGCCTACGTGTGCGCCGCCTTAGCCGAGCTCTGCGAGCAGCCCGCAGACGAGCTCTTAGCCGTCCGCCACGAGCGCTTCGCCAAGTTCTAG
- a CDS encoding DEAD/DEAH box helicase, which yields MVSEHEIGRHCNERALARARAIAASDRNILTKQVRYDGDETTLSAFVASSSGWDDRYRTSACFEDDSGIVLDYSCTCPAYREYDGMCKHCAALMLSYIRAPQRFLGYQAQRTRTTSACIDDFMKRAERLAGAQGAAGNVDIETTLACGYRSWSARFRLSGPQGSYVMKSISDFIERMRAGEFFSYGKKLAFHHVPAQLTEHARQIARFLDRAVALREQTSAAAYWRYRSSNVVGRDLELSDAEAVELLDLLAGREFAVEEDERGARRCVRTHVVEEDPRIAVALRPSERGGYLIERADPLALAAQGERLYVWKDGLFYDCSPEFARCADFLRNVYDSSEDDLYVAEADMPLFCAAALPAIEAHLHVDAPPEIAAYKPVPCQLEFFFDRDDARVTCDAWAAYGRTRHLLFGFENGEAPGRKEGPAPLRDERLEARAGELAAKYLDAPDASLPLADDEAVGALLFGGLAEFRALGSVFTTPAFDRLIRDKKPRVTLGVSLAGSLINLTVDSGDLPARELAALLASYRKRKRFHRLRDGVFLDLQDFDLAQIDRLAADLGITAKELASGSVELPAYRAFYLDEEADFARDRSFTRYVEGFRAADERAYDVPSSLAGVLRPYQAEGFRWLSARCDAGFGGVLADEMGLGKSVQLIALLLARRDEARAVGPSLIVCPASLVYNWLAEFERFAPALDVRAVAGTKSERAQARREAFEGGGCDVLVTSYDLLRIDAAAWAERELFCCALDEAQYIKNPAALTTRAVKRVRARHRFALTGTPMENRLSELWSIFDFLMPGLLGPYPRFRERFESPVVGGDEEVARRLQAAVGPFMLRRLKTDVLRELPDKLESIVYAPLTGEQLRLYAAHEQRLREELTAQRKNKNDRSFDQRKVEVLAELTKLRQLCCDPRLLYENYDGPAAKLDAIMELVGSARDAGEKTLVFSQFTSFLDRIAERLDAAGAGYYTITGATPKKRRLALVNAFNADGTPVFLVSLKAGGTGLNLTGASVVIHADPWWNAAAQNQATDRAHRIGQDKVVSVQKVIAQGTIEERIVRLQQAKSELAEQIIGAGGISLASLSREDLIDLLS from the coding sequence ATGGTTTCGGAACACGAGATAGGCCGGCACTGCAACGAGCGGGCGCTCGCGCGGGCGCGGGCCATCGCGGCCTCGGACCGCAACATCCTCACGAAGCAGGTGCGCTACGACGGCGACGAGACCACGCTCTCCGCATTCGTGGCTTCGAGCAGCGGCTGGGACGACCGCTACCGCACGTCGGCGTGCTTCGAGGACGACAGCGGCATCGTGCTGGACTACTCCTGCACCTGCCCCGCCTACCGCGAGTACGACGGCATGTGCAAGCACTGCGCGGCGCTGATGCTCTCTTACATCCGCGCACCCCAGCGGTTCTTAGGCTACCAGGCGCAGCGCACGCGCACGACCTCGGCCTGCATCGATGACTTCATGAAGCGCGCGGAGCGGCTGGCCGGCGCGCAAGGGGCGGCCGGGAACGTCGACATCGAGACGACGCTCGCCTGCGGCTACCGCTCGTGGTCGGCGCGCTTCCGCCTTTCGGGGCCGCAGGGCTCCTACGTGATGAAGAGCATCTCCGACTTCATCGAGCGCATGCGCGCGGGCGAGTTCTTCTCCTACGGCAAGAAGCTCGCGTTCCACCACGTGCCGGCCCAGCTCACCGAGCACGCCCGACAAATCGCGCGCTTCCTCGACCGCGCCGTGGCCCTGCGCGAGCAGACGAGCGCGGCGGCGTACTGGCGCTACCGCTCCTCGAACGTGGTGGGACGCGATCTGGAGCTCTCGGATGCCGAGGCCGTCGAGCTGCTCGACCTCCTGGCCGGACGGGAGTTCGCCGTGGAGGAGGACGAGCGCGGCGCGCGGCGGTGCGTGCGCACGCATGTCGTCGAGGAGGATCCGCGCATCGCCGTCGCCCTGCGCCCCTCCGAGCGGGGCGGCTACCTCATCGAGCGCGCCGATCCTCTGGCCCTGGCCGCGCAGGGCGAGCGCCTCTACGTGTGGAAGGACGGCCTGTTCTACGACTGCTCGCCCGAATTCGCCCGATGCGCCGACTTCCTGCGCAACGTCTACGACAGCAGCGAGGACGACCTGTACGTGGCCGAAGCCGACATGCCGCTTTTCTGCGCGGCGGCGCTGCCGGCCATCGAGGCGCACCTGCACGTGGACGCGCCGCCCGAGATCGCGGCGTACAAGCCCGTGCCCTGCCAGCTGGAATTCTTCTTCGATCGCGACGACGCGCGCGTGACCTGCGACGCCTGGGCGGCCTATGGCAGGACGCGCCATCTGCTGTTCGGCTTCGAGAACGGCGAGGCGCCCGGGCGCAAAGAGGGCCCGGCCCCGCTGCGCGACGAGCGCCTGGAGGCGCGTGCGGGCGAGCTGGCGGCGAAGTACCTCGACGCGCCGGACGCCTCCCTCCCCCTCGCCGACGACGAGGCCGTGGGCGCGCTTCTCTTCGGCGGCCTCGCGGAGTTCCGCGCGCTGGGCTCGGTGTTCACCACGCCCGCGTTCGACCGCCTCATCCGCGACAAGAAGCCGCGCGTGACGCTGGGCGTGTCGCTCGCGGGCAGCCTCATCAACCTCACGGTGGACTCGGGCGACCTGCCCGCCCGCGAGCTCGCGGCGCTTCTGGCGAGCTACCGCAAGCGCAAGCGGTTCCACCGGCTGCGCGACGGGGTGTTCCTCGATCTGCAGGACTTCGACCTCGCGCAGATCGACCGCCTGGCGGCCGATCTGGGGATCACAGCCAAAGAGCTGGCGTCGGGCTCGGTGGAGCTGCCCGCCTACCGCGCGTTCTACCTGGACGAGGAGGCCGACTTTGCGCGCGACCGCTCGTTCACGCGCTACGTGGAGGGCTTCCGCGCGGCCGACGAGCGCGCCTACGACGTGCCGTCCTCGCTCGCGGGCGTCCTGCGCCCCTACCAGGCCGAGGGCTTCCGCTGGCTCTCGGCGCGCTGCGACGCGGGCTTCGGCGGCGTGCTGGCCGACGAGATGGGCCTCGGCAAGTCGGTGCAGCTCATCGCGCTTCTGCTCGCGCGACGCGACGAGGCGCGCGCAGTCGGCCCCTCCCTCATCGTATGCCCCGCGTCGCTCGTGTACAACTGGCTGGCCGAATTCGAGCGGTTCGCGCCCGCGCTCGACGTGCGCGCCGTGGCGGGCACGAAGAGCGAGCGGGCGCAGGCGCGTCGCGAGGCGTTCGAGGGCGGCGGGTGCGACGTACTCGTGACCTCGTACGACCTTCTGCGCATCGACGCGGCCGCGTGGGCGGAGCGCGAGCTGTTCTGCTGCGCGCTCGACGAGGCGCAGTACATCAAGAACCCGGCCGCCCTCACCACGCGCGCCGTCAAGCGCGTGCGGGCGCGCCACCGCTTCGCGCTCACGGGCACCCCCATGGAGAACCGCTTGAGCGAGCTCTGGAGCATCTTCGACTTCCTCATGCCGGGTCTTCTGGGACCCTACCCGCGCTTCCGAGAGCGCTTCGAGTCGCCCGTCGTGGGCGGCGACGAGGAGGTGGCGCGCCGTTTGCAGGCCGCCGTGGGGCCCTTCATGCTGCGCCGCCTGAAGACCGACGTGCTGCGCGAGCTGCCCGACAAGCTGGAGTCCATCGTGTACGCGCCGCTTACGGGCGAGCAGCTGCGCCTGTACGCCGCGCACGAGCAGCGCCTGCGCGAGGAGCTGACCGCGCAGCGCAAGAACAAGAACGACCGCTCCTTCGACCAGCGCAAGGTGGAGGTGCTCGCCGAGCTCACGAAGCTGCGCCAGCTGTGCTGCGACCCGCGCCTGCTCTACGAGAACTACGACGGACCCGCGGCCAAGCTCGACGCCATCATGGAGCTCGTGGGCTCCGCGCGCGACGCCGGCGAGAAAACGCTCGTGTTCTCCCAGTTCACAAGCTTCCTCGATCGCATCGCGGAGCGGCTCGACGCCGCAGGGGCGGGCTACTACACCATCACCGGCGCCACGCCGAAGAAGCGCCGGCTCGCCCTGGTGAACGCGTTCAACGCCGACGGCACGCCGGTGTTCCTCGTGTCGCTCAAGGCGGGCGGCACCGGCCTCAACCTCACGGGGGCGTCGGTGGTCATCCACGCCGACCCCTGGTGGAACGCCGCCGCGCAGAACCAGGCCACCGACCGCGCGCACCGCATCGGACAGGACAAGGTGGTGAGCGTGCAGAAGGTCATCGCGCAAGGCACCATCGAGGAGCGCATCGTGCGCCTCCAGCAGGCGAAAAGCGAGCTGGCCGAGCAGATCATCGGCGCGGGCGGCATCTCGCTCGCCTCCTTGAGCCGCGAGGACCTCATCGACCTGCTGAGCTAG
- a CDS encoding SH3 domain-containing protein, translated as MKLKDIARLAFGTVGGAIVLTTAIAVPCAFAEEGVTTMATTAPLNLRDGASIDANIVTTMPQGTSVQVFGMTADGWYDVEYDGRRGHCWYQYLNFEGTAEGTVHDGHVTDMYATAPLNVRAQPNTGAQIYGSLAEGQYVPVISKHDGWFKVSFNGQEAYCYGEYLGFGQTGAACQATPAEDVSNSHMNDLTATAPLNVRAEPSTDARILGSFSAGEVVGTISVEGDWYKVKYGDQAGYCYGEYLK; from the coding sequence ATGAAGCTGAAGGATATCGCCAGGCTCGCGTTCGGCACCGTGGGCGGCGCGATCGTGCTCACGACGGCCATCGCCGTGCCGTGCGCGTTCGCCGAGGAGGGCGTCACCACCATGGCCACCACCGCTCCGCTCAACCTGCGCGACGGGGCGAGCATCGATGCCAACATCGTGACCACCATGCCCCAGGGCACGTCGGTGCAGGTGTTCGGCATGACGGCCGACGGCTGGTACGATGTGGAATACGACGGCCGGCGCGGCCATTGCTGGTACCAGTACCTGAACTTCGAGGGCACGGCCGAAGGCACCGTGCATGACGGCCATGTGACCGACATGTACGCCACGGCGCCGCTCAACGTGCGCGCGCAGCCCAACACCGGAGCGCAGATCTACGGCTCGCTCGCCGAGGGGCAGTACGTGCCGGTGATCAGCAAGCACGACGGCTGGTTCAAGGTGAGCTTCAACGGCCAGGAGGCGTACTGCTACGGCGAGTACCTGGGCTTCGGCCAGACGGGTGCCGCGTGCCAGGCGACCCCGGCCGAGGACGTGTCGAACAGCCACATGAACGACCTCACCGCCACGGCGCCCTTGAACGTGCGCGCCGAGCCGAGCACCGACGCGCGCATCCTGGGGTCGTTCTCTGCCGGCGAGGTCGTGGGCACGATCTCGGTGGAAGGCGACTGGTACAAGGTGAAGTACGGCGATCAGGCGGGCTACTGCTACGGCGAGTACCTGAAGTAG
- a CDS encoding GNAT family N-acetyltransferase encodes MKIAVSSCLLGEPCRYDGRSCPDEAVRSLRDVSGVELVPLCPEELGGLPTPRMPSEIVTAERALRVVDAEGADVTDAYLAGAAKAVERAQERGCRLAVLKAKSPACGCGRIYDGAFSGTLVPGYGVAARALREAGVRTVDEVLLAACLRASEARRPGQPVALLAATSAECPALETGRLVLRPLASGDIDDVFAYCSDPAIGPDAGWAPHRTREDSRMFVEVIAREPHVFGVFEKTGEGATGPCIGSIGLIADPQRRNVDCLMLGYALARTAWGRGYMTEASREVVRYGFEELGLGMISCTHYSFNERSRRVIEKAGFVHEGTLHAAEAAPDGMLQDLETYYLTRERWVSMQASLSMSLR; translated from the coding sequence ATGAAGATAGCCGTCAGCTCCTGTCTGCTGGGAGAGCCGTGCCGCTACGACGGCCGGTCGTGCCCGGACGAGGCCGTGCGGTCGTTGCGCGACGTGTCGGGCGTCGAGCTGGTGCCCCTGTGCCCGGAGGAGCTGGGAGGACTGCCGACGCCGCGCATGCCGAGCGAGATCGTGACGGCCGAGCGCGCCCTGCGCGTCGTGGACGCCGAGGGGGCCGACGTGACGGACGCGTACCTGGCGGGCGCGGCGAAGGCGGTGGAGCGGGCGCAGGAGCGGGGCTGCAGGCTGGCCGTGCTGAAGGCGAAGAGCCCGGCGTGCGGATGCGGGCGCATCTACGACGGCGCGTTCTCGGGGACGCTCGTGCCGGGATACGGCGTGGCCGCCCGCGCGCTGCGGGAGGCGGGCGTGCGCACGGTGGACGAAGTGCTGCTCGCGGCGTGCCTGCGCGCGAGCGAGGCGCGCCGTCCGGGGCAGCCGGTGGCACTGCTCGCGGCGACGTCGGCGGAGTGCCCCGCGCTTGAGACCGGCCGGCTCGTGCTGCGCCCGCTTGCGTCCGGCGACATCGATGACGTGTTCGCCTACTGCAGCGATCCGGCCATCGGCCCCGACGCCGGATGGGCCCCGCACCGCACGCGCGAGGACTCCCGGATGTTCGTGGAGGTGATCGCGCGCGAGCCGCATGTGTTCGGCGTGTTCGAGAAGACGGGCGAGGGGGCGACGGGGCCGTGCATCGGGTCGATCGGCCTCATCGCCGATCCGCAGCGGCGCAACGTGGACTGCCTCATGCTGGGCTACGCGCTCGCGCGCACGGCATGGGGGCGCGGCTACATGACCGAGGCGTCGCGCGAGGTTGTGCGCTACGGCTTCGAGGAGCTGGGCCTGGGGATGATCTCGTGCACGCATTACTCGTTCAACGAGCGCTCGCGGCGCGTGATCGAGAAGGCGGGGTTCGTCCATGAGGGGACCCTCCACGCTGCCGAGGCCGCGCCCGACGGCATGCTGCAGGACCTTGAGACGTACTACCTCACGCGCGAGCGCTGGGTGTCGATGCAGGCCAGCTTGTCGATGAGCTTGCGGTAG
- a CDS encoding NUDIX hydrolase, with amino-acid sequence MALIDDIRAYRPFNEQEEADRAVILRQLERDPHVFERTSLAHMTCSAWTVDPAKARTLMVYHNLYDSWSWIGGHADGERDLARVALRELEEETGVADARLVDSCGPGGIFSLEVLTVDGHEKRGRYVGSHLHLNVTYLAVASPDAPLRAKPDENGGVRWFSLDDALAASNEPWIRERVYRKLIDKLACIDTQRSRVR; translated from the coding sequence ATGGCACTCATCGACGACATACGCGCCTACCGGCCGTTCAACGAGCAGGAGGAAGCCGACCGCGCGGTCATCCTGCGGCAGCTCGAACGCGACCCGCACGTGTTCGAGCGCACGTCGCTCGCGCATATGACGTGCTCCGCCTGGACGGTGGATCCCGCCAAGGCGCGCACGCTCATGGTCTACCACAACCTCTACGACTCGTGGAGCTGGATCGGCGGCCACGCAGACGGCGAGCGCGACCTCGCCCGCGTCGCCCTGCGCGAGCTCGAGGAGGAGACGGGCGTCGCCGACGCGCGGCTCGTCGACTCGTGCGGGCCGGGCGGCATCTTCTCGCTCGAGGTGCTCACCGTGGACGGGCACGAGAAGCGCGGCCGCTACGTGGGCTCGCACCTGCACCTCAACGTCACCTACCTGGCCGTAGCCTCGCCCGACGCCCCCTTGCGCGCCAAGCCCGACGAGAACGGCGGCGTGCGCTGGTTCAGCCTCGACGACGCCCTCGCCGCCTCGAACGAGCCCTGGATCCGCGAGCGCGTCTACCGCAAGCTCATCGACAAGCTGGCCTGCATCGACACCCAGCGCTCGCGCGTGAGGTAG